The sequence AGGCGTACGGGTGGGAGACGTACTTCATCGTCAGCGCCCTCGCCGCGATCCCGGGGCTGCTGCTCCTGCTGCGGTACGATCGGTGGCAGGCCCCGGCGACGTGAGCTGGTCGCTCCTTGCTACAATAGCTTGATGCTCCCACGCGAAAACATCCTCGTCGTCGACCTGACCTCCGGGCGGACGCGGCGGGAGGAGATACCGCCGGAGCTGCTCCACGCGTACCTGGGCGGCAGGGGGCTCGGCGTTCGCCTCCTTCGCGGGCGGCACACGTTGCCGCCGTACGACCCGGCGATGCCCCTGATCTTCGCCACCGGCCCCCTGTGCGGGACGGCCGCGCCGACCTCCGCGCGCCTATCCGTGGTGTCCCGCTCCCCGCTCACCGGCACGGTGTACGACTGCTCGGCGGGCGGCCGTTTCGCGTGGCGCCTGCGCGCATCGGGGCTCCTCGCCGTCCTCGTCGAAGGGAGGAGCCCGCGTCCCGTCGCCCTCGCGATCACCTCCGCCGGGGAGGAGATCGTCCCCGCGGACGCGCTGTGGGGGATGGAGATCGGCGACACGGTCCGCGCCCTCTCCTCCCGCGGCAGCGTCGCGGCGATCGGCCCCGCCGGGGAGAACGGGGTGCTCTTCGCCAACGTCATGATGGGCGAGGGGAACGCGGTCGGACGCGGCGGCCTGGGCGCGGTGATGGGATCGAAGAACCTGAAGGCGGTGGCGGTGGACGGCGACCGGCGGACGCCCGTGGCCGACCGGGACCGGCTCGACCGGGCGCGCGCCGACGCGATGCGCCTGTTCCGCGCCTCCCCGGTGATCTTCGGGGAGCTCGGGATCGCGGCGTTCGGGACCCCCGCGCTGGTCGACCTCATGCGGCAGCGGCGAATGGCGCCGACGGAGAATTTCCGCCGGACCGTCTTCGAGGAATCCTCCGCGTACTCCGGCCCGGCGATCCGGGCGGCGTACGGCGCGAGGAAGGACGGCTGCTTCGGGTGCCCGATCCAGTGCAAGAAGAGCGGAACGGACGGCCGCCACCTGCCGGAGTACGAGACGGTCTCCCACTTCGGCGCCCTGAACGGCATCTCCGACATCCACGCCATCGTCCGGTCGAACGACGTCTGCAATGCGACGGGGATGGACACGATCTCCGCCGCGGCGACCCTGTCCGCCTGGGGGGAGGCGCGGGGGCGGTTCCCGTCTCCGGACGAAGTCGTCCCGCTCCTGCGCGACATCGCGGCGCGGCGCGGGGAGGGGGGGCTCCTCGCGGAAGGGTCCCGGCGCGTCGCGGAGGCGCTCGGGCGCCCCGGGCTCTCGATGACCGTCAAGTCGCTGGAGCTTCCCGCCTACGACCCCCGGGGGGCGTACGGGATGGCGCTGGCGTACTGCACCAGCAACCGGGGAGGGTGCCACCTGCGCGCGTACCCGATCTCGCACGAGATCCTCCGCAAACCGGTCGCCTCGGACCGGTTCTCGTTCTCGGGGAAGGCGCGGATGATCAAGATCGCCGAGGACGTGAACGCCGCGATCGACTCGCTGGTCGCGTGCAAGTTCGCCTTCTTCGGCGCGTCGCTCGAGGAGTACGCCGAGCTGCTGTCCGGAGCGACCGGCGGGCATCACACTCCGCAGGACCTGAAGGCGATCGGGGAGCGGGTGTGCCTCACCGAACGGTTCTACAACGCGGAGAACGGGTTCGCGCGGGCCGACGACGGCCTGCCGGAGCGGTTCTTCACGGAGCCGGGATCCTCGGGAGAGGGGATCGAGGTGCCGCCGATCGACCGCGCCCGCTTCGAGGAGGAGTTGACGAAATATTACCGGATCCGGGGGCTCGCGGACGACGGATCGTTCCCGGACCCCGCGTTCCTTTCGGGGCAGCCGTGAGGGACCTGATCGAAAAGTACGCCGGGAAACTGGCGCGGGACCGCTCGGCCGCGCCCGGACGGATCGGCTTCGCCGCGAACGACGACGCGATGGTCGAGGGGGGGGCGTCCGACCTTTCGCGCCTTTCGTCCGACGTGCTGTCGCGCCTGTCCTGCCTCGGGATGCTCGCCGCCGTCCCGTCCCTCCCGTTCCCCGAGTACCTGGTCCGCCGCGCGGCGGCGGACGTCGCCGCCCTCGTGCCGCTCGACACCGAGACGCGCACCTTCCTCCACGACATCCCGTTCGTGCGGAAGGAGGAGCTCCGGGCCGATCCGGCCGGGCGGATCGCGTCGCTCCTTTCCGCGCGGAAAGGCGTCGTGGCGGAAGGGATCGGGATCGTCGCCGCCGGCCCGGTGACGCTGGAGCAGGCGTACATCCACTACTCCTCCGTCTTCCACGCCTGCTACGTGAAATACCTGCTCGACGCGCTGCGGGACGGGTTCCGCCTCCCCGGCGAGGCGGAGGCGTTCCGCGCGTTCCGGGAGGAGCGCCTCCCCGCGCCGTCCGCGGAGGGACTCGCCTTCCGTCCCGGTCCGCTCGGGGCGCCCGAGGAGGTCCTCGCGGAGATCCGGGACGTCGGGCGGTACACGGTGGAGCGGGGGCTGGTCGACTCCTTCTTCGGGAACATCTCGTACCGCGTCGGGGACACGATCTACATCTCCCAGACCGCCGCCTCCCTGGACGAGCTGTCCGGATGCGTCGACCCGGTGCCGATGGACAACCGGTCCACGGCCGGGATCACGGCGTCGAGCGAGCTGCTCGCCCACCGGAGGATCTACGAGGCGACCGGTGCGACCGCCGTCCTCCACGGCCACCCGAAATTCGCCGTCGCGATGAGCATGCTGTGCGACGAGGCCGGCTGCCCCGTAAAGGATTGCTGGAAGGATTGTCTCCGCGTGCGGATGCTGGGGGACACGCCGGTGGTCGCGGGGGAGATCGGCGCCGGGGGGCTCGCCGTCCGCGTCCCGCCCGTCATCGGGGCGCCCGGAAAGGCGATCGTCTACGGCCACGGGGTGTTCGCCGTGGGACGCGACGGGTTCGAGGAGGCGTTCCGCTCGATGGTGGCGGTGGAGAACCGTTGCCGGGAGGAGTATTTCCGCCGCCTCGACGCGCGCCGCGGCCCCGGTCAGTCGAAGTCCGAGTAGATCTCCCCGAAGTTCAGCCCCGCGTACTGCGTTTTCTGCTCCTGTTCCCGGATCTTGACCTTCGCGTACTGCAGGTCCTGGCTGGTGCTCCCGTTGCGGATCCCCGCGTACGCCTCCACGAACGCCGCGAGGTTGTCGGCCCGCTTCACGAGCTCGCCGTCCTTGGGGTTGTTGGAGTCGTCGTTGTACCGTTCGTGCAGCTCCGCCGCGGGCACGGTCACGACCTTCCCGTCCACGGTCGCGAAGTTCTCGAACTCGTGCTCCGCGAACATCTCGAAGTCGGCGTGCCACCCTTCCGGCAGCAGCCCGTACACCTCCTTGTCCAGCATCTCCTTCTCGTACCCCTTGATCAGGTCGCTCAATCCCTCCACCGACCGTTTCACCGGGGAGATGATGTCGCGCGTGAGGACCTCCGGAAGGTCGTGGAACAGGCCGGTGAGGAAGTTGTTCACGCACCGGCGCGGGCACGCGCGGATCTCGAGCGAAAAGAGGTAGGAGAGGATCCCGACGTAGAGGGAGTGGCCGAGCACCGAGGTCTTCGGGATGCGGTGAAGGTGCGCCCACCGGGTCTGGAACCGGAGCTGCCCGCACAGGTCGATGAAGTTCCGGAACCGGCGCTCCCCGTCCAGCAGCGCCATCCCCTTCAGGTCCCCGAACCGCGCGATCTTCGCCTCGAGGTCGCCCCGGATGTCGTCGATCTCGTACCCGCCGGGATTGGCGCGCGCGACGATCTGGAATTCCCAGCGCGTCGCGTAGAAGTGCGCGGCGTTCAGGATCCGCCGCTCGATGCCGTCCTCCGGCTCGAGGAAGTGGTCCTGGTACCTCCGGCAGAACGCCTTCCCCAGCGGGGAGATGACCTGGCGCAGCTCGCCGTACACCCAGTCGTTCAACTGCTTGTATTTCCGGGTGTCGGCCTTGATCTTGTAGAATATCTGGGGTTTGAGGTCGGTGATGACGATCCGCTGCAGCAGCTCGAAGATCCCCGCCTCGACCATCCGCTGCCACTGCACCGGCGTTCCCGCCTCCTCCTCCACCCGGGCGAGGAAGTGGGCGACGATCATCTTGTGGGCCTGCTTGTCCAGCTCGATCAGCTCGACCGGGCGGATCTTGTCGTTCCACCGCTGCATGTACGCGGCGTCGAACAGCTTGAGGAGCAGCGCCTTCCGGATCATCGGACCGTCCCTTCGCCGCGGGGCACCTACTCCCTCGGGACCAGGTTGATCTCGATCCGCCGGTTCTTCGCCCGCCCCTCCGGCGCGGCGTTGTCCCCGACCGGCTTGTACTCCCCGTAGCCGACCGCGGAGAGCTGCGCCGGATCGATCCCCTGCTGCTGCAGGAACCGGGTCACGTTGATCGCCCGCGCGGCGGACAGCTCCCAGTTCGTCGGGTATTTCTTCGCCAGCGCCCCGAGGATCTGCACGTTGTCGGTGTGCCCCTCGATCCGGATCGACTTGTCCTTCACCTCCTTGAGGATCGATATGACCTTGTCCAGGATCGCGAGCCCGCCCTCCTTCACCTCGGCCTTCCCGGAATCGAACAGGATCGAGTCCACCATGTTGACCGTGAGCTTTCCCTTGAGCTCCGAGATCGTCACCTGACCCGCGGAGATCTCCTTCTTCATCTTCTCCATCAGGCTCTCGTAGGTGGAGCTGGTCTTCCGGACCTCCTCCTCCTTGGCCACCCGCAGCCCCTCGGCCTCGCGCTCGAGGTCGGCGACCCGTTTCGTCTTCTCGTCCAGCGCCTTCTGAAGGCCGGCGTTCTCCCGCTTCAGCTTCCCGTTCTCCGTCTCGAGGTCGGCCACCTTGCGGCGCAGCTCGAAGATGTTCTGGGAGAGGGTGTCGGACTTCGCCTGCAGCACCTTCTCGAGCTCCTCCTTGTCGGCGGAGAGCTTGTCCCGCTGCCCGGTGACGTACGCCAGGTCGGTCGTCAGCTTGTCGCGCTGGAGCGTCATCCCGGCGAGGTCGGAGATCAGCCGCTCGTTGCGGGTCTTCAGGGCGGAGTTCTCCGCGGAAAGGTCGTCGTGCCTCTTCTGGAGCGCGGAGAGCTGCTTCGCCAGCGTGTCGGCCTCGTCGACCTTCTTCTGGTAGGTGCCCTGCATGACCGAGCACGCGGACATGCCGATCGCCAGCGCGGCGACCAGCGCCGCAAGGACCGCCTTCTTCACCATGGGTTTCCTCCCGTGTCCGTTCTCGGTTCCTTACGGCTTCGCCGCGACGTTCCCGAGGAAATCCTGAAGCACCCGGATCATCTTGCTCTTCACGCCGGGCCTGCCCCCTTCCGGCGGCTTCTCGTATTCGATGAGGAAGGCGTCGTGCCCGTGGATCGTGGACAGCTCGAGGCACGCCACCGCCAGCCCGTTCTGCATCAGCGCGTTGCGGATCTCCTGGGACTGGTACGTCGGGTAGAGCCAGTCCGTGTCGAACGACACGATCAGGAACTTCGCCTTCACCCCGGCGAACGACTTCGACAGGTACCCGGACGGCTCGGAGATGTCGAAGATGTCGATCGCCTTGGTGATCGACAGGTACGAGTTGGCGTCGAACTTCCGGTCGAAGACGAAGATGTCCCCCTGGTGCTTCAGGTACCCCTCCACCTGGAACTCGACGGCGGAGTGGTGCCCGATCGTCCCCTCCCCCGGCCGCTTCGCGGCGCCCTTGGCCGCCAGCTGCTTCATCCTCCCGAACTTCTCGTGCATCTTCTTGTCCGACAGGTAGGTGATGAATCCCACCATCCGGGCGACGGAGAGGCCTCCCTCCGGGACCGTTCCCCAGGCGTAGTAGTCGCCCCCGTGGAAATTCGGATCCGCCAGGATCGCCGCCCGCCCCACGTGGTTGAACGCGATCTGCTGGGGCGAGTGGCGCGCGGTCGTCGCGATCGGGATGGAGGACGCCACCCGCTCGGGGTAGTCCACCGCCCACTGGAGCGCCTGCATCCCCCCCATCGAGCCGCCGATCACGGAGAGCAGCTTCTGGATCCCGAGGTGGTCGATCAGGTACCGCTGCGCGCGGACCATGTCGCCGACGGTCACCACCGGAAACGAGAGGCCGTACGGCTTCCCGGTCTTCGGATCGACCGATCCGGGGCCCGTGCTGCCGTAGCAGCTGCCGATCACGTTCGAGCAGATGACGAAATATTTCTCCGTGTCGAGCGCGCGCCCCGGCCCGATGAGGAAGTCCCACCACCCCGGCTTGTCCTTCGAGGGGTCCTGCCCCGGAAGGTAGCCCGCCGCGTGGGCGCTCCCGGAGAAGGCGTGCAGCACCAGGATCGCGTTGCTCTTTTCGCGATTGGGCTTTCCGTACGTCTCGTAGGCGATCGTGATGGGGCCGAGCTTCCCCCCCCCGTCGAGGGGCATCTCGTGCGGCGGCTCGGCGAAGGTGTACCGTTTCGTCTCCACGAAACCGACCGAACCTTGCGGCAGGTGCGTTTTCATTGGGGTAATAATACCAGAGAACGCACGGAACGGATCCGCCGGGAGTTCACCGGGAACCGCGCAGGCCTCCGCCCCGCGCGCGGGGCGCGCTTCGGACGTTCCCTGCCCGCCCGGACGGCTCAGCGCCTGCCGGTTCCGGTCTTGCGGAATCGCTGGAACGTGCTGTCGACGGACCGCTTGAGGTCGTCCAGGGCGTCATCCGCCCCTTTCTTCAGCCGGCCCCAGCTCGTCTCCCCCGCCGCCCGGACGACCTTGATCCTCTCCCTCGCCGCATCGGCTTTCGACTGCAGCACCGCGACCTGCCGGGAGATGATGTCCCGCACGTCCGCCGTGGCCCCGTCGGCCTTCCTCTTCAAGGATTCGATGTCTTCTCCCAGATGTTCGAGCCGGGTCTCCACTTTCCTCAGATAGGCGTTCCGTATCATCGCCGCACTCCTTTTCCCTCGAATCACCCTCAGGTATAGATGCGCGTTCCAGGAGGGTGGGATTCGGGAAGTCGAGATCACAGTTCGGCAAACGGAAGGGCGACGGCGTCCGGCGCCAACGAAATCGCCACATCGCCCGGGTGGACCACGAAACCTTTCTCCGTCTGCCCGTAGAGGTCTTTCCGGAATGAAACGATGTTTCTCGCCATGGCGCGATCGGGAGTCGCCGACATCCTGATCTCGATCGGGATCAGCTTGCCCTCGGTTTCCACGATCAGATCCACCTCGACGCCGGCGGACGTTCTCCAGAAATGGAGTTGCGCCCGCTCTCCCCTCCCGGACAGCCGCCTCACGACTTCGCCGACGACGGCCGTCTCGAAGATGGCGCCGCCCATCGGGCCGGACATGGCGTGCTCCGCGTCCTTCAATCCCGCCAGGTAACACAAGGTGCCCACATCCGCGAAGTAGACCTTGGGCGTCCTGACAAGGCGCTTTTCCACGTCGCGGTATAACGGGCGGAGAATGAAGATCTGGCCGGTGGCCTCGAGCACGGAGATCCATGCCTTGACCGTGTTGACAGCGAGGCCCAGGTCCCGGGCGAGGTCGGTGACATTCAGCAGTTGAGCGCTTCGCGCCGCCAGGGCCCGGAGAAATGTGTGGAACTGCGCGAGGTCCCCGATCTGACGATAGGAACGGAGATCCCGTTCGAGGTAACTCTGGATGTAGCCTGCGTGCCAGCGGCCGATATCCCGCTTCGGATTCGCCGCGATTTCCGGATAGCCTCCCTTGAGGAAACTCTCCCACAGATCGCGGAACATGAATTGGTGGCTCTCCGACCGGGCTCCGGGCTCCCAGGGAAAGTTGGCGTGCGGGGTCTTCGCGATCTCCCGGTAGGAAAGCGGCAACAGCTTCAGCACGGCGGCCCTGCCCGCGAGGGATCCCGGGGGGGGTTCCGGTACGGGCGGGCTCCGGTAGCCGGTCAACAGGTACTGACCGGTCTTGCCCCTGCACTTGTCGATCCGTTCCTTGATGTACGGCATCAGGCCGGGAACGTACCGGACCTCGTCCAGGATCACCGGCGGCGGATTCCATTCGAGGAACGTCCGCGGATCTTCCGCGGCCGCGGCACGAACGTCCGGGGGCTCCAGGGAGACGTACCGGTGGGTCTCCCGGAAAAGGTGCCGCAGGATCGTCGTTTTCCCCGACCGCCTCGGGCCGGTAAGGATGACGGCGGGAAAGTCCCTTGCCGCCTTGCGGACGACGGGCTCAAGGGATCGGTCTATGTACGTCATGACGCCCCCTGGAATCTCATAGCTTGTAATTATGCATCACAAATGCACAATTACAGCCAAAATAATCCTTCACTATCCATCAGGAAACGGCATAATCAATCCTTGTTTCATCTCTATTTGGGACCGGTTTCTTTTAACGAAATGCAGACCGATCCGAAAGGGGATCCGCGAGTCCTGGACCAGGCCTGTGCCCCTATGCCGGAAGCCCTCTCCCCAGACGTGATCGTCTTCCTCTGCACCAACTGCATTCCGCGGGGAATGAATTTGCCTCGTCAATGGAATCGGGACGGCTCCCGGATCCTCGTGCGGGAAGTCCCCTGCAGCGGCAAAACGGACGGGCAGTACCTGCTGCACGCGATGGAGGGCGGCGCCTCCGGCCTTTTCGTTGTGGCGTGCCCGATAGGCGACTGCCGCCTGTCGCAGGGGAATTTCCGGGCGGAGGTCCGCATCCGCACGGTCCGGCGTCTGCTGGAGGAAATCGGGCTTCCCGCGGAACGAGCCCAGCTGGCGCACTTCTCTCCGGCCGATCCGCCCCGGCAACTGGAACAGCTCGTCCGAAGCAAGGTCGAGCGCATCTGTGCCCTGGGGGAAAACCCACTTCGCGCGGCAAGGTAGAAAACGATGAACCGACAGCCGACCGGCCTTCAGGAACGAATCGCATCCGGGAAAACGATCCTCCTGGCGGAAGTCCATCCTCCGCAGGGCGGAGATCCGGCGCCGTTGCGGGCGGCTGCCCGCCGGTACGCCGGGAAGGTCCACGCCGTGGGCGTCAGCGACAACAGGGACCGGGTCGCGATGTCGGCCCTGGCGGCGGCTTCCGTGTTTTTGGCCGAAGGACTGGAGCCGATTCTTCACGTGACCACGCGGGATCGGAACCGGATCGCCCTCGTATCCGAGGCGCTGGGCGCGCAGGCACTGGGGATCCGCAACTTGCTGTGCACCAGCGGCAACCACCAGACGCTCGGCACCTTCCGTGCCGCCCGGAACGTTTACGACATCGACGCCGTGCAGCTGCTGCAGGCCTACGCACACCTGGAGAACGACGGGGGACTTCTGGGCGAGCGCGGGCTTTCGGGGGCCGGGCCGTTCTGCCTGGGCGCCGTGGCGTCCCCGGATGCCGATCCGCCCGGCATGCAGCTGCTGCGGCTTGCGAAGAAGACGCGGGCCGGGGCGAAATTCCTGGTCACCCAGCCGGTCTACGACCTGGAACGATTCGAAGCGTGGTGGAAAGAGGTCACCTCGCTCGGCCTGCACGAACAGGTGGCCATCCTGGCGGGCATCCATCCGCTCTCCGACACGCACTTCGGGCAGGCGGGGTCCCGTCCGCACCAGGGAATCCCCGATTCGCAGGCGGCCCGGCTGGCCTCCTTGAGCGATCCGGGCGCCTGGCGCGACGCCGCCATCCAGATCGCGCTGGAAACCGTCCGCCGGCTCTCGAATCTCCAGGGGATTCGCGGATTCTGCATCTCCGCCAACGGAGACCAGGAGGCCGCTCTCCAGATCATCGATGAATCCGGGTTGGCGAGCGGCTGATCATGCCGGCCAAGTACGCCATCCACCATAAGACGGCGAAGCCTCGTTTCCGGCCCATCGGGAAGCTGGGGATCGTCGATTGGCGGGAAGACTGCTCGAGTTGCCACAACTGCGTGAAACGGGACTGCGTGTACCGCTTGTACCGCGACGAGGCCGACACCCTGCGCGACGAGGCCGGCTACCTGGACTACATCTACCAGTGCAAGGGATGCCTGAACTGCGTCCAGAACTGCACGAAGAACATCCTGACCCGCGTGATCAACCCCGAGTTCCTCCGGCTGGGCGACGGCTACTACACCCCGGACCTCATCCTGTCCACGTGGTACCAGGCGGAGACGGGGAAGATCCCGGTGTCGGGAGCGGGCTACGGAGGCCCCTTCAGCGGCCCCGGTTTCGATTCGATGTGGACCGACATGTCCGAGATCGTGCGTCCCACGCGCGACGGGATCCACGGCCGGGAGTACATCAGCACCGGCGTGGACATCGGCCGCAAGCTTCCTCACCTTGCCTTCGATGACGGGCGACTGAAGGTCGATCCTCCGCCGCTTGCGGAAACGCCCCTGCCCGTCCTCTTCGACCGGATTCCCCGGCACTGGAACCGCGGGGCGGTGACGGCCCTGATCGCGTCGGCCGCCGCGGAGATCGGCACGCTGGCCGTCCTCGACGAGGCGGACCACCGGGAGAACGAGGCCGCCGCACGCGGCCGGGCGATCCCGTTCCTTACGGCTCCGCATCCGGAAACGGCGCAACCGGGGGGGGCGGCGACGCTGGTGATGATCCCGGACGGCCCCGACGTGCTGGAAGCGCAGGCGGCGCTGAAAGCGGATCATCCGGGAAGGATCGTGGCCATCCGCATTCCGGCGGATCCGGCCGCCGCCGGCCGCGTTGCGACGTTGGCCCGGGATGGAGCGGATGCGATCTTCATGGCGTTCGACCGCCACGGGAGGGAGAACGGTTCGGCCCACCCCCGCCACATGCGCGACGTGTTGCGGGATGCGCACACCACGCTGGTCCGGCAGGGGATCCGGGACGAGGTCACGCTGA comes from Deltaproteobacteria bacterium and encodes:
- a CDS encoding aldehyde ferredoxin oxidoreductase family protein — its product is MLPRENILVVDLTSGRTRREEIPPELLHAYLGGRGLGVRLLRGRHTLPPYDPAMPLIFATGPLCGTAAPTSARLSVVSRSPLTGTVYDCSAGGRFAWRLRASGLLAVLVEGRSPRPVALAITSAGEEIVPADALWGMEIGDTVRALSSRGSVAAIGPAGENGVLFANVMMGEGNAVGRGGLGAVMGSKNLKAVAVDGDRRTPVADRDRLDRARADAMRLFRASPVIFGELGIAAFGTPALVDLMRQRRMAPTENFRRTVFEESSAYSGPAIRAAYGARKDGCFGCPIQCKKSGTDGRHLPEYETVSHFGALNGISDIHAIVRSNDVCNATGMDTISAAATLSAWGEARGRFPSPDEVVPLLRDIAARRGEGGLLAEGSRRVAEALGRPGLSMTVKSLELPAYDPRGAYGMALAYCTSNRGGCHLRAYPISHEILRKPVASDRFSFSGKARMIKIAEDVNAAIDSLVACKFAFFGASLEEYAELLSGATGGHHTPQDLKAIGERVCLTERFYNAENGFARADDGLPERFFTEPGSSGEGIEVPPIDRARFEEELTKYYRIRGLADDGSFPDPAFLSGQP
- a CDS encoding class II aldolase/adducin family protein — its product is MRDLIEKYAGKLARDRSAAPGRIGFAANDDAMVEGGASDLSRLSSDVLSRLSCLGMLAAVPSLPFPEYLVRRAAADVAALVPLDTETRTFLHDIPFVRKEELRADPAGRIASLLSARKGVVAEGIGIVAAGPVTLEQAYIHYSSVFHACYVKYLLDALRDGFRLPGEAEAFRAFREERLPAPSAEGLAFRPGPLGAPEEVLAEIRDVGRYTVERGLVDSFFGNISYRVGDTIYISQTAASLDELSGCVDPVPMDNRSTAGITASSELLAHRRIYEATGATAVLHGHPKFAVAMSMLCDEAGCPVKDCWKDCLRVRMLGDTPVVAGEIGAGGLAVRVPPVIGAPGKAIVYGHGVFAVGRDGFEEAFRSMVAVENRCREEYFRRLDARRGPGQSKSE
- a CDS encoding HD domain-containing protein produces the protein MIRKALLLKLFDAAYMQRWNDKIRPVELIELDKQAHKMIVAHFLARVEEEAGTPVQWQRMVEAGIFELLQRIVITDLKPQIFYKIKADTRKYKQLNDWVYGELRQVISPLGKAFCRRYQDHFLEPEDGIERRILNAAHFYATRWEFQIVARANPGGYEIDDIRGDLEAKIARFGDLKGMALLDGERRFRNFIDLCGQLRFQTRWAHLHRIPKTSVLGHSLYVGILSYLFSLEIRACPRRCVNNFLTGLFHDLPEVLTRDIISPVKRSVEGLSDLIKGYEKEMLDKEVYGLLPEGWHADFEMFAEHEFENFATVDGKVVTVPAAELHERYNDDSNNPKDGELVKRADNLAAFVEAYAGIRNGSTSQDLQYAKVKIREQEQKTQYAGLNFGEIYSDFD
- a CDS encoding OmpA family protein, which translates into the protein MVKKAVLAALVAALAIGMSACSVMQGTYQKKVDEADTLAKQLSALQKRHDDLSAENSALKTRNERLISDLAGMTLQRDKLTTDLAYVTGQRDKLSADKEELEKVLQAKSDTLSQNIFELRRKVADLETENGKLKRENAGLQKALDEKTKRVADLEREAEGLRVAKEEEVRKTSSTYESLMEKMKKEISAGQVTISELKGKLTVNMVDSILFDSGKAEVKEGGLAILDKVISILKEVKDKSIRIEGHTDNVQILGALAKKYPTNWELSAARAINVTRFLQQQGIDPAQLSAVGYGEYKPVGDNAAPEGRAKNRRIEINLVPRE
- a CDS encoding homoserine O-acetyltransferase; its protein translation is MKTHLPQGSVGFVETKRYTFAEPPHEMPLDGGGKLGPITIAYETYGKPNREKSNAILVLHAFSGSAHAAGYLPGQDPSKDKPGWWDFLIGPGRALDTEKYFVICSNVIGSCYGSTGPGSVDPKTGKPYGLSFPVVTVGDMVRAQRYLIDHLGIQKLLSVIGGSMGGMQALQWAVDYPERVASSIPIATTARHSPQQIAFNHVGRAAILADPNFHGGDYYAWGTVPEGGLSVARMVGFITYLSDKKMHEKFGRMKQLAAKGAAKRPGEGTIGHHSAVEFQVEGYLKHQGDIFVFDRKFDANSYLSITKAIDIFDISEPSGYLSKSFAGVKAKFLIVSFDTDWLYPTYQSQEIRNALMQNGLAVACLELSTIHGHDAFLIEYEKPPEGGRPGVKSKMIRVLQDFLGNVAAKP
- a CDS encoding ATP-binding protein; the protein is MTYIDRSLEPVVRKAARDFPAVILTGPRRSGKTTILRHLFRETHRYVSLEPPDVRAAAAEDPRTFLEWNPPPVILDEVRYVPGLMPYIKERIDKCRGKTGQYLLTGYRSPPVPEPPPGSLAGRAAVLKLLPLSYREIAKTPHANFPWEPGARSESHQFMFRDLWESFLKGGYPEIAANPKRDIGRWHAGYIQSYLERDLRSYRQIGDLAQFHTFLRALAARSAQLLNVTDLARDLGLAVNTVKAWISVLEATGQIFILRPLYRDVEKRLVRTPKVYFADVGTLCYLAGLKDAEHAMSGPMGGAIFETAVVGEVVRRLSGRGERAQLHFWRTSAGVEVDLIVETEGKLIPIEIRMSATPDRAMARNIVSFRKDLYGQTEKGFVVHPGDVAISLAPDAVALPFAEL
- a CDS encoding hydrogenase iron-sulfur subunit, whose amino-acid sequence is MHNYSQNNPSLSIRKRHNQSLFHLYLGPVSFNEMQTDPKGDPRVLDQACAPMPEALSPDVIVFLCTNCIPRGMNLPRQWNRDGSRILVREVPCSGKTDGQYLLHAMEGGASGLFVVACPIGDCRLSQGNFRAEVRIRTVRRLLEEIGLPAERAQLAHFSPADPPRQLEQLVRSKVERICALGENPLRAAR
- a CDS encoding methylenetetrahydrofolate reductase, translated to MNRQPTGLQERIASGKTILLAEVHPPQGGDPAPLRAAARRYAGKVHAVGVSDNRDRVAMSALAAASVFLAEGLEPILHVTTRDRNRIALVSEALGAQALGIRNLLCTSGNHQTLGTFRAARNVYDIDAVQLLQAYAHLENDGGLLGERGLSGAGPFCLGAVASPDADPPGMQLLRLAKKTRAGAKFLVTQPVYDLERFEAWWKEVTSLGLHEQVAILAGIHPLSDTHFGQAGSRPHQGIPDSQAARLASLSDPGAWRDAAIQIALETVRRLSNLQGIRGFCISANGDQEAALQIIDESGLASG